A segment of the Aureliella helgolandensis genome:
GCGCAACGGGAAGTCATCTGAGGAGGCCCCGGTTGCTGTGGCCAAAGCTGAAGATGAACTTGGACGCACCCGACGCCTTGGCGTACTGGCGCTGGCTGAAGGTTCAGCGTCTAAACAGTGGGGCAACCGGAGGCGTGGAGACGCACACCCCGTCCAACCCGTGCGATCCGCATAACTGACTCCAGCGGTTGATAAAATTCTTAGCTTGCAGGAATCCAGACTGCAGTGACCGGCAAAGCGGCCAACGGCACAATCCGTAGGCTACGGTTCCAAGTCAGTCTTTCTTTAGCTGACTTGTCCAACGTGTGGAATGCGGGATATGCCCTTGCGGATCACGACTGATCCGGCGAGCGCGATGTTCCGCCCTCTCGTGATAGATTCAATGAATAGTTTCACTGAGCTCCCGGTATGAATGCACCGCAGGTAACGAACCAGCAACTTCTCTCGCTTTTGCGCACCTATTGGCAATGGCGTGCGATGTGGATTGCATCCACGCTGCTCTTTGGTGCAATCGGTCTGTTTTACGTCGTGTTTCTCAAATCGGATCTGTGGGTCGCCTCCCAGGGCTTTATTGTGCGAGATGAAGCTAACGGTGCGGTCATGCGGTTGGGGAGATTTGAGAGCCAGACCGAGATGAAGGCTGCCCAGGAAACGATACTTGAAATGGCACGCAATCCAATGGTTGTTCGTACCGCCTTGGAGCAAGTTGGCCCGGAACCTGGACTATTCAGTTGGTTCTCTTCGTCCCCACAACCGGTCAGTGCATCCGCCGTGGATGGGCTTGCCCGCGATGGAATCGAAGTCCGTGCACCGCGTGGGGCAGAGCTGGGCACGACTGAAGTAATCTATTTGGATGTCAAACAATCTTCACCGGAACGCGCCCGCAAAATCAATGTTGCGATCTGCGATGCTCTAGAGCATCACCTGCAACAGGTTCGCGAATCTCGCGCCGATGCAGTGGTCGGCGAACTTTCGGCCGCTACGGCCTCTGCCCGAGAAAGTCTCCAAGAAGCAACCCAGCGGCTCCAACGGATGGAGGCCGATGCGGGTGCAGATTTAAGTGATCTGCGTGGCCTCACTGATACCAACAGTGGAGGGAGCGCCAACCGACAAATGTTGGATGCGATTAAGTCGGAGCTTCGTCAAGCGGAGCTGGCCAGACAGCAGATTTCCAGCGATTTGAACCTGGCGATCGAATCCTACGAAAATCCCGATCAACTACTGGTCGCGCCCAGCAACCTGCTCAATTCGCAACCTGGACTCAAACGCCTTCGCGAGGGACTCGCGGATGCCACCATCACGACGAGTCAGCTGAAGGGCCGCTACTTCGAGGTTCATCCCAAGGTCATCTCAGCCCTCGAAACCGAGCAACGCATTCGCGACCAATTGCGACAGGAACTCAGCCTATCGGTCGAAACACTGCGCAAGGAGCTTGAGATTGCCACCGGCCGCAATGTGAAATTGCGCAGCCAGCAAACTCAACTTGAATCGCGACTGGAGCGTCTGGCGGCCATACGCGCTAGCTACGGAAACGCGACCAGTGAAGTCCGCTCTCGCAATGAGCAACTCCAAGCAGCCGAGGGAGAGCTAGCGCAAGCCCGCGCGGCGCGTCAGGCGGCCCTGACCTCCAGCCTCATTACGCGACTGGACGAACCGCTGGTTGGCGAGTCGCCCATTGGTCCAGGTCGAGCGACCATCCTAGCTGGCGCACTCGTGAGTGGACTCTTCTTCGGGCTGGGCATAGTATTCCTGCTATCCCCCAACGAAGGAGGCATTAAGTTTGGCCGGCGCAAGAGCGACCATGCGGCGGGCAGAAACCGGCGTGCGAGCGATCGGGCTGACAGTTTACGACCGGCTGCTGCGTCGACCACATCGACTCCGGTTGCCGCCAACGCAAACGCCTCGAAAACGCCCGCTGCGCGGCCGCAGCCGGACCGCGGCTTCGACTCCACACCAACACCCCAATCCCCTTTAAGTACTCCGTTCGCTACACCAGGGCCCGTCGGGACAGTCGCTCCGAACCCTGCCCCAGACACGATCATCGCATCAGCACTGGATCCGACCCTGCATACCCATCAACACCAAACGCACTAGGGACAGTGCCTCCGCCGTCCAATCCTGTAATCTAACGGATGCGTGGCAAGGTAGAACGAATTCAATCCTGGAACACGAGGCGAGACGCAATATGCTGGAAGCAGTTGAACTGACAAAGTCGTATCCGGATCTTGTCACCGGACAGTTCGTCGCCTTGGATCGCGTGAGCTTCAGCGTTGGCGCGGGCGAGATTTTTGGACTGCTCGGCCCCAACGGTGCGGGCAAAACGACCGCCCTCCGCATCCTGAGTACGGTCTTAAGACCGACGAGTGGGCACGCGAAAGTCAATGGGTTTGACGTCAATACGCATCCCTATGAAGTGCGGCACAGTATCGGTTTCGTATCGAGCAATACAGCGATCTACGACCGCATGACCGCTTGGGAAATGGTAGAGTACTTTGGAAAACTCTACGGCATTCCCGCCGACCAGCTAGACGAACGCATGCACCGCGTATTCGAGCAGCTGAACATGCAAGAAATTCGCGATGTGGCCGGAGCGAGGATGTCGACCGGCATGAAGCAGAAGGTTTCCATTGCGCGCGCTATTATCCACGACCCTCCGGTGCTCGTCTTCGATGAAGCTTCTTTAGGACTCGACGTCCTCGTGGCGCGCGCACTCCTGAATATCATTTCTGAGCTGAGAGATGCTGGCAAGTGCATTATATTCTCGACCCATATCATGCGTGAGGTCGAACGCTTATGCGACCGCGTCTCAATCCTCTATCGTGGACGAACTTTGGCTACCGGCTCCTTACCCGAACTGGCAGCCACCTACCAGGAACAGGATTTTGAAGAACTCTTCTTCCGACTGCTCCATGAATCGGATCAAGAACGGATGAAGAACGTGGATGCCGCAGCCAACTCTAGTGAAACGGTAGGTGTACTATGAATTGGAAGACGGTCCACCTCATCTTTATGCGGGAATTGAATGACCAACTGCGCGATCGTCGCACGTTGTTCACCATTACAATTCTCCCCATCCTGCTCTACCCGTTGCTGGGTATGTTGATGATGCAAATTGCTCAGTTCAATCGCGAGCATCCTGTGCGAGTGCGTCTTGTCGGTGTTGAAAACTGGCCGAGCAATCTTCCCTTAGTTGACGAAGCGGGTGGGCTAAGCTTCACTACCCATGATCCTAAGCTCAAGCGACTCGTCGAGTTTGAAACCGTCCCGTGGCCGACGAACAACGCAGGGAATGCCGATCGACTGGAAGTCCTCAAGCGGTTGGAAGCGGAATCGCGTCTCGCCCTGTCCCAGGGAACAGTCGATACCGTCTTAATCGTTGAACCCGAATTTGAATCCATTCTGCGCAGTCGAGTTTCATCCACGACCGATGCCGATACTACCGCTCAATCCTCACCTACTCCTAACGGATCCACGGATGCCCTCGACTCCGACCTAGCAAGCGCGAATGGCCCTTCGGCAGATGCTAGGGAATCCGAGGCTACCGCCCCTGCGACGAGTGGAGATGCAACGCGTGGGGATGCGTCGGCGGCCCCACTGGGAACGAACGCTGGACTGCACCTCGTTACCAACATGGCGCGCGAACATTCGCAGATCGCTCGACGCCGAGTGGAAACGATTCTCGACAATTGGAACTCCGCCTGGGCAACCCAACAACTTGAATTCGCAGGCATGAATCCACGGGTCATGGAGCCTTTGTTGCCCGCCGAGACGGACATGGCCAAGTCCTCCGAAAAGCGAGCCGTGCTGTGGATGAAAGTCCTGCCGTTCGTAATGTTGGTCTGGGCACTCACCGGAGCGTTCTATCCCGCAATTGACTTATGTGCTGGCGAGAAAGAGCGAGGAACTCTTGAAACTCTCCTGTCGAGCCCAGCGCGTCGCCAGGAGATCGTGTGGGGAAAACTTCTCACAATTTCGGTATTTAGCATCGGAAGCGCAACGCTCAATCTTCTCAGTATGCATATTACGGCCGGACTGATCGTGCGGAGCCTGGCCAGCCAAGGGACGCCGCAATTGGCTGAAGCCTTGGGGCCCATGCCCATCCAAGCGCTGGGTTGGTTGCTGCTCTTACTACTACCGATGGCTGCATTCTTTAGTGCTTTAGCCCTGGCGGTGGCTGCGCTCGCGCGCAGTACGAAAGAGGGGCAATACTATTTAATGCCGTTGATGTTAGTGACGCTGCCGTTAGTGTCCCTCCCCATGCTGCCCAGCCTCGAACTCAATTTGGGTACCAGCCTTGTCCCGGTGTCGGGAGCCGTATTCCTAGTGCGATCCCTCATCGAGGGACGCTATGCCGAAGTGATGATCCACCTTCCAGTCGTGTTGTTGGTCACCGCAGCCTGCTGTTCCCTCTCCATTCGCTGGGCCATTCGACAGTTTGAAAGTGAGTCGGTGATGTTCCGCGAGTCAGACCGCTGGAACCTCCGTCTGTGGATGCATCAACTTTGGCGCGATCGCGCTGACACGGCTTCCCCTGCAGAAGCGATGCTATGTGGCGTTATCATTTTGGTCGCCATGTTCTTCGCTCAGTTCTTTGCTGGTGGTTCCATCGATGCTTGGAGTTCAATCGTAACCTCAACGGTCACCGTTCAAATAGGCTTGATTCTCACCCCTTGCCTCTTGATGGCGATTTTTCTAACTCGCTCGTTCCGCCGAGCTCTTAGAATCCATCGAACCCAACCGACGCATGTGGCTGCGGCTATACTCCTGGGCATCTCCATGCACCCGAGCTACATGGTGCTCGGAGCAGGAATCAGTTCCATCTATGAGATCGGCGAAGAAACAAGACTGGTTCTCGAACACTTCCAGGGAATCATCCTCTCACAACCCTTGATCGCACTCCTGCTGCTCATGGCATTCCTTCCCGCAATTTGCGAAGAACTGGCATTCCGAGGTTTCATCTTCGGAGGCCTCCTCCGCCAAGGAGGCGCAGTCAGAGCGATTGTCGTTTCCGCTCTATTTTTCGGTTTCACGCACACGGTACTTCAACAGTCGATTGCAGCTTGCCTAATGGGCCTTATGCTCGGATTGATTGCCTGGAGGACGGGAGGTGTGATCTGTACCATCATCGTCCACGCCATCAACAACACGCTGTCGCTCACCCTGGCTTGGTGTAGTGCCAATCATGCAGAGCTTCCCAACACGCTCGACTGGGCCATCAAAGCCAACGGGGCGGAATGGTCCTACCAACCCGAATGGATCACCATGAGTGTGCTCCTGACCCTCGCACTGCTGGTAGTGCTATTTAGACGTGACTCCAGTACCCAACAGGTTGTTCAGGCTGAAATGGTGTAACGGCATGCAATGCCAACGACCAAGGCACTAACCTAGAAAGCAATCGCCGGAACGGATCCGCTACTCCGCATACAAGCTCAGTCAACCGACAGCGAGTCGAACGCGACAGAGTCCCAGATCAACTCGCATTCCGGTGCACCACCTGGGGGTGTCACGTCCTGATGATTGAGTGGGGTGGCACTACAGCGATTTGAGGTAGGCGATCAAGTCCTCTCGCTGTTCGTCGCTAAGAACCATGCCTC
Coding sequences within it:
- a CDS encoding GumC family protein; its protein translation is MNAPQVTNQQLLSLLRTYWQWRAMWIASTLLFGAIGLFYVVFLKSDLWVASQGFIVRDEANGAVMRLGRFESQTEMKAAQETILEMARNPMVVRTALEQVGPEPGLFSWFSSSPQPVSASAVDGLARDGIEVRAPRGAELGTTEVIYLDVKQSSPERARKINVAICDALEHHLQQVRESRADAVVGELSAATASARESLQEATQRLQRMEADAGADLSDLRGLTDTNSGGSANRQMLDAIKSELRQAELARQQISSDLNLAIESYENPDQLLVAPSNLLNSQPGLKRLREGLADATITTSQLKGRYFEVHPKVISALETEQRIRDQLRQELSLSVETLRKELEIATGRNVKLRSQQTQLESRLERLAAIRASYGNATSEVRSRNEQLQAAEGELAQARAARQAALTSSLITRLDEPLVGESPIGPGRATILAGALVSGLFFGLGIVFLLSPNEGGIKFGRRKSDHAAGRNRRASDRADSLRPAAASTTSTPVAANANASKTPAARPQPDRGFDSTPTPQSPLSTPFATPGPVGTVAPNPAPDTIIASALDPTLHTHQHQTH
- a CDS encoding ATP-binding cassette domain-containing protein → MLEAVELTKSYPDLVTGQFVALDRVSFSVGAGEIFGLLGPNGAGKTTALRILSTVLRPTSGHAKVNGFDVNTHPYEVRHSIGFVSSNTAIYDRMTAWEMVEYFGKLYGIPADQLDERMHRVFEQLNMQEIRDVAGARMSTGMKQKVSIARAIIHDPPVLVFDEASLGLDVLVARALLNIISELRDAGKCIIFSTHIMREVERLCDRVSILYRGRTLATGSLPELAATYQEQDFEELFFRLLHESDQERMKNVDAAANSSETVGVL
- a CDS encoding ABC transporter permease subunit/CPBP intramembrane protease, producing the protein MNWKTVHLIFMRELNDQLRDRRTLFTITILPILLYPLLGMLMMQIAQFNREHPVRVRLVGVENWPSNLPLVDEAGGLSFTTHDPKLKRLVEFETVPWPTNNAGNADRLEVLKRLEAESRLALSQGTVDTVLIVEPEFESILRSRVSSTTDADTTAQSSPTPNGSTDALDSDLASANGPSADARESEATAPATSGDATRGDASAAPLGTNAGLHLVTNMAREHSQIARRRVETILDNWNSAWATQQLEFAGMNPRVMEPLLPAETDMAKSSEKRAVLWMKVLPFVMLVWALTGAFYPAIDLCAGEKERGTLETLLSSPARRQEIVWGKLLTISVFSIGSATLNLLSMHITAGLIVRSLASQGTPQLAEALGPMPIQALGWLLLLLLPMAAFFSALALAVAALARSTKEGQYYLMPLMLVTLPLVSLPMLPSLELNLGTSLVPVSGAVFLVRSLIEGRYAEVMIHLPVVLLVTAACCSLSIRWAIRQFESESVMFRESDRWNLRLWMHQLWRDRADTASPAEAMLCGVIILVAMFFAQFFAGGSIDAWSSIVTSTVTVQIGLILTPCLLMAIFLTRSFRRALRIHRTQPTHVAAAILLGISMHPSYMVLGAGISSIYEIGEETRLVLEHFQGIILSQPLIALLLLMAFLPAICEELAFRGFIFGGLLRQGGAVRAIVVSALFFGFTHTVLQQSIAACLMGLMLGLIAWRTGGVICTIIVHAINNTLSLTLAWCSANHAELPNTLDWAIKANGAEWSYQPEWITMSVLLTLALLVVLFRRDSSTQQVVQAEMV